TCCGGCACGGGCCTTCTTGCCGGAGGGTTCTGGGTTCCACGGGCCAACCTCGCCAGGCTGAAGAATGGTGACAAGCTCGATCATTACGATTCGGTGGTGGGAAGCCGCGTCGAAGTGAGCTACGTGGGCAAACCCGAAGACGGAAGGCCGCTCGTGGCCATATTCGAGTGGGGCACGAAATACAAGAGAGTATGGGTGTACCGAACCACCGATGGCATGCTCGTGTACTGGCTCGATGAAAAGCTGGTCGACCCTTCAACTGGAATGGTCCAGCAGGCCGAGTGGCAATTGCAGGAGGACTAGGCATCCCAGATTATGGCTAGGATGATGCCTTCGCAGGCCCCTTGAGGGTCAGCGTAAGGGCCGCCATCGTGAGCACTCCCAGAAATGCAAACCTGAAAGCTGCCGCATAGGCCGCTGCTGGAGCTAGGCCGCCAGCGGCGGCTCTGTCGATAATGCTGCCAAGCGCGAGCTGGAACACGGATCCTCCCCCGAGCGAGCAGGTGTTCACGACTCCGAGGCCCTTTCCGGCATGGTCCGGCCCTGCGAATTCTCTGACCATTGAGTATGTCACAATGCCAGAGGCGGCGCTCATTATCCCCATCACGGCCGAGCTCAGGCATAACACCGTCGTAGAAGCAGTTGCGGCGAACAGGCCCAGCGGCGCCCAGGCCGCCAGATAGATCGCCGACGTCGCAACCAGCAATGTCCTGTGGCTCATCCCGGTCCGATCCGCGAGCACTCCGCCTGCAGGTCCTCCCAATAGATATCCGAACGACACGGCAGCAAGCACCTTTCCCGCCTGAACACTAGTCATGGCCCTGACCTCCATCAGGTATGGAGCGCCCCACAGGCCCTGGTACGCCATGAGCGGCCCGTACTTGAGGAAGATGATCGCTCCCAAAGTGCCGATGGCGACTGCACGCGCTCTGGACTGATGATCTCTCTCAGGCGAGGCCCCCCTGATCTGGCCTGCCACCGCATCCTCTGGCGGGCGGGCTGAACTGTGCTTATCCCTAAGGCACGCAATCGAAGCTACGGATACCGCTGCAGTGATGGCCCCGATGACCAGGAAAGCGGCCCTCCAGCCAATTGTGGACACTGCTGCTGCGAAGGGGCCGCCTGCCATGATCGCGCCAAGGTTGCCCACTGCCACGAACAGCCCGGTCACTGTGGCGAATTCAGCAGCCCCGAACGACGCTCCCAGCAGCTTTAGGGAAGGAACATACACCGCCGCGACACCCACTCCGGTGAGGGTCCTCCCTATCAGAGCCACGCCATACTGTCGGGCAGTCCCGAATACAATAGTTCCCAGAGCTGCAACCGCAGTTCCAGTCGAGATCACGGCGCGCGGGCCGTGCCTATCCGTGAGAATCCCTACTGGCAGCTGAAGTACAGCATACGCCCAGAAGTATGTGGACGATAGGAACCCAAGCTGTATTGCGGTGACGCCGAACTCTTCAGCAATACTAGGGGCCATGACCGCCGACGACATCCGGTGGAAGTATGATATGAGGTAGGCGGCTGAGCAGATGGCGAACACTATCCATCTATCGGTAGAACGTTGAATGGTGGAACTGGTGGAATGTATCTGTGTCTCGCCGACAGTCAACGGGATCACTCCTAGTTAGTGTGGGGCACGCATATGCCCGATAATTCGCGCAGGATCAGACCGGCCATGGCCAGGCCCGCCGCAGGGGGCACAGTGGAGATACTGCCAAGCGTCCCTGGGTGGCGTGCAACCGGAGGTTCATCTGAGAAGACCACGGAAAGCCCTCGCGCAATGCCCCGGCTGCGCAGCTCGAGCCGGACGGCCTTCGCCATCGGACATGTATGGGTTTGGGATATGTCCGCCACCCGGAACCTCGTTGGATCGAGCTTGTTCCCGGCTCCCATCGACGATACAATCGGTATGCTCGCTCTCATGCACGCCTCGATGAGGCCGAGTTTCGCGTCGATGGAGTCGATGGCATCCGCCACGTAGTCAGGACCAATGCTTAGAAGACCCGCTGCGTTCTCCGCTGAGATCACCTGAATCACGGAGCTGGCATTGCAGTCCGGGTTGATCTCTCGCACTCGGATGGCCATTGCGTCCGCCTTTGCCATCCCGACAGTACGAGGAAGTGCGATGCTCTGCCTGTTTATGTTGGAGGGGGTTATCACATCCCCATCCACTAGGGTGAGGGACCCGATCCCGGCGCGGGCCAGTGCCTCTGCGCAATGGGACCCGACTCCGCCAAGGCCTACCACTATCACGCTGGCCCTGGCAAGGCGCCGCACTCCCTCACAGCCGATGAGCAGTTCCGTCCTGGCTTGCCAATGCGTATCGAGTAGGTCCGAATCCATCGACAAAGCCTCCAAGATGCAGGATAATGGTTTCGCGCATCGAACAATGGACGCCGCAGGCGCCGCCGATGTCATGCGCGCCACAGTAAAAGAGGTGCTGTTTCATGTCAGATCTCCCGAACGCGCAGGCCTGCGTAATCAGTGGCCGAGTGGAAGGCCAGCGCCTGGCATTGCACAACTGCGACTGCGTGGCAGGAATGGCGAGGCTAGTAGAACCGGGATCAGTCGACGTGGTGGTGACGTCGCCCCCATACAACCTCGGCACCGTCTACAGGAGCTACGACGACACGGAATCGCGCGAGGATTACCTGAAATGGACAGTCCAATGGGCATCGGAAGTTGCCCGCGTTCTCTCTCCCAGCGGATCATTCTTCCTGAACGTCGGGTCTAAACCACTTGATCCGTGGGTGCCTTTCGAGGTCGCAGAGTCGCTTCGCCCGATCTTCTCACTGCAGAATGTCATACACTGGGTGAAGTCCATAGCCATCTCCCGCACCGATGTCGGAAACTACCCGGGCATCACAGGCGATATCGCTATTGGCCACTACAAGCCCATCAACTCTCCGCGTTTCGTTAACGATTGCCACGAGTACATATTCCACTTCACCCACAATGGGGATGCTCCCCTCAACCGCCTGGCCGTGGGAGTCCCATACCAGGACAAGACGAACATAGACCGATGGAGGAAGGCCCCAAAGCCCGGAATACAGGATCTCCGCTGCCGGGGAAACACCTGGTTCATCCCATACGAAACAATTCGGAACCGTGCTGATGAACGGCCTCATCCTGCTACGTTCCCGTCTAGGTTGCCCCAGATGTGCATCGAACTCCACGGCGTGGAAAGATGCAATCTCGTAATGGACCCCTTTGTCGGGCTTGGGAGCACCGGAATTGCATGTGTCCGCCTCGGGGTCTCCTTCATCGGGTTCGAAATCGATGACTTCTACTTCGCCAAAGCAGCGGAGCGAATCACGCACGAGGTAACCAATAGGCCTATGAGCCTATGACACCCTCAACTACCCTCAGCAGGTTCTCGCCCATAATCCCCCTCACGGTGGCTTCGGAATATCCCCTCCTGGCGAGCTCAGCCACTAGTGAAGGCAGCTTAGTCACATCCGACAGGCCCTGAGGAAGCGCGTCATCGTCCATTCCGTCGAAATCAGAGCCTATGGCGATGTGCTCTGGGCCCACGAGGCTTGCGAGATAGTCGATATGGTCGACAACACCCGCGACCGATCTCCGCTCATCTCCTAGGAAGGGCCCCACAAAGGTGACGCCTATCACGCCGCCCTTGTCCGCGATGGCCTTGGCTTGCTCGTCGGTGAGATTCCGTGCATGCGGGCACAGTGCTTTGGCGTTGGAATGAGAGGCTATTATCGGGCGCGTAGACACCTTCACAACGTCCCAGAAACCTGATTCCGACAGGTGGGACACGTCCACGACCATGCCAAGCCGGTCCATCTCGGAGACCACCTGCACTCCGAAGCGGGTAAGCCCACTGCCAGTCCTCTCCTCATATGACCCGTCTGCGATCTGATTCCTTCGGCTCCACGTGAGGGTCATCAGCCTGACTCCGAGCCGGTAGAAGATCCGCAGGAGTTCGATGCTGCCTTCAAGCGCCTCTCCCCCCTCAAGGCTCAGGAAGCCAGCTATCTTTCCTTCCGAGTTTGCCCGCGCGGCATCCCCGGCCTTGGCAGCAAAGGCAAGCAGCTTGCTGTTGTCATCCACTTCGCGGTAGAATGCGTCCACGTACTGCATGGCACGCCTGGCGGCAGCGCCCGGCAGGTACTCATCAGTGATGAACACTGCGAATACCTGAGCGGCAAGCTTCGCCTCTGCCATCCTCGGAAGGTCGAGATGGCCGCCTTTCCCGCGATCAGCGAGCCTCCTGCGGCCCGACACAACATCCATGAGAGTGTCGCAATGCGCATCCATCATGAACATGCACTAACACCTCCAACAAAAGAGCACTCTAGGTTCAGTGCGACTCGGAGCACACGTAGCCTGTGCATCCAAAGGTGAGCGGCACATACGTCGAGTATACCACTGGAACGCTGGCAATGTATGGCCCATTATGGCGCATCATGTTAACATTGGTTAGCCCACCGCAACTGACTCCCGGAGGTGGTTCACATCGTTCAGAGGATTGGCGCCGTTCTGTTCCAGGCCGGAGGCATGATGCTCACCGTAGGTCTCGTGCTGGTCCGTTGGCCCAAAGCCATATCATGGTTCGGCAAGCTGCCCGGCGATATAATGACAGCGAATGTGATAGCCCCTTTCACTTCAATGCTCCTCGCAAGCCTGGCGGTATCGGCTCTATCATGGCTCTTCAGCGCCTTGCTGCGCCTGATACGCTAGTGGGCCTGGGCCTGCCAGAGGTTGGCGGCTGTGCCCACCGCTTGCCCACGGCTGTGCCCACCGCTTGCCCACGGCTGTGCCCACCGCTTGCCCACCGCTGTGCCCACCGCTACCCCTCCCGCGTCAGCCGGGCATAGTGATCGTATCGTTCACGCGAGATCCGCCCGTCGTCGACGGCGGCGCGCACAGCGCACCCCGGCTCGGAAACGTGGGAGCAGTCCTTGTACTTGCACTGGCCAATCAGCGGCCTGATCTCCCGATAGCACAGCGCAAGGTCGGCTCGGGGGATCTTCCAGAAGCCGAACTCGCGCATGCCTGGGGTATCTGCCACGTAGCCGCCGGAACTCAGGGCGAGGAGCCTCCCTCCAGTTGTGGTGTGGCGCCCTTTGTGAGTTCCGGAGCCCACTTCGCCGGTAGCAAGGTCA
Above is a genomic segment from Clostridia bacterium containing:
- a CDS encoding MFS transporter, with product MTVGETQIHSTSSTIQRSTDRWIVFAICSAAYLISYFHRMSSAVMAPSIAEEFGVTAIQLGFLSSTYFWAYAVLQLPVGILTDRHGPRAVISTGTAVAALGTIVFGTARQYGVALIGRTLTGVGVAAVYVPSLKLLGASFGAAEFATVTGLFVAVGNLGAIMAGGPFAAAVSTIGWRAAFLVIGAITAAVSVASIACLRDKHSSARPPEDAVAGQIRGASPERDHQSRARAVAIGTLGAIIFLKYGPLMAYQGLWGAPYLMEVRAMTSVQAGKVLAAVSFGYLLGGPAGGVLADRTGMSHRTLLVATSAIYLAAWAPLGLFAATASTTVLCLSSAVMGIMSAASGIVTYSMVREFAGPDHAGKGLGVVNTCSLGGGSVFQLALGSIIDRAAAGGLAPAAAYAAAFRFAFLGVLTMAALTLTLKGPAKASS
- a CDS encoding tRNA threonylcarbamoyladenosine dehydratase, translated to MDSDLLDTHWQARTELLIGCEGVRRLARASVIVVGLGGVGSHCAEALARAGIGSLTLVDGDVITPSNINRQSIALPRTVGMAKADAMAIRVREINPDCNASSVIQVISAENAAGLLSIGPDYVADAIDSIDAKLGLIEACMRASIPIVSSMGAGNKLDPTRFRVADISQTHTCPMAKAVRLELRSRGIARGLSVVFSDEPPVARHPGTLGSISTVPPAAGLAMAGLILRELSGICVPHTN
- a CDS encoding site-specific DNA-methyltransferase, producing MARLVEPGSVDVVVTSPPYNLGTVYRSYDDTESREDYLKWTVQWASEVARVLSPSGSFFLNVGSKPLDPWVPFEVAESLRPIFSLQNVIHWVKSIAISRTDVGNYPGITGDIAIGHYKPINSPRFVNDCHEYIFHFTHNGDAPLNRLAVGVPYQDKTNIDRWRKAPKPGIQDLRCRGNTWFIPYETIRNRADERPHPATFPSRLPQMCIELHGVERCNLVMDPFVGLGSTGIACVRLGVSFIGFEIDDFYFAKAAERITHEVTNRPMSL
- a CDS encoding dipeptidase, which encodes MFMMDAHCDTLMDVVSGRRRLADRGKGGHLDLPRMAEAKLAAQVFAVFITDEYLPGAAARRAMQYVDAFYREVDDNSKLLAFAAKAGDAARANSEGKIAGFLSLEGGEALEGSIELLRIFYRLGVRLMTLTWSRRNQIADGSYEERTGSGLTRFGVQVVSEMDRLGMVVDVSHLSESGFWDVVKVSTRPIIASHSNAKALCPHARNLTDEQAKAIADKGGVIGVTFVGPFLGDERRSVAGVVDHIDYLASLVGPEHIAIGSDFDGMDDDALPQGLSDVTKLPSLVAELARRGYSEATVRGIMGENLLRVVEGVIGS
- a CDS encoding DUF2905 family protein, producing MVHIVQRIGAVLFQAGGMMLTVGLVLVRWPKAISWFGKLPGDIMTANVIAPFTSMLLASLAVSALSWLFSALLRLIR